A window of Streptomyces sp. NBC_01241 genomic DNA:
CTGGTGTGCACCGACGCACTGCACGCCAGCGGACATGATGTCTCGCGCTCGCAGCTTCTCAGTCATGATTTCCTCCCGTTCCGACAGCGTTGCCTCCTGCGTCATCGATCACAACACGAATGGCTCAACACCGCTTCTCGGAAGCGTCGGCGATACAGGGATCCCGAGCGTCGCGCCCGGCCGGATCGGACCCGGGCGGCCGAGGCGGACATCGGGAAGCGGGCCGGCACGGGGCATGACCGGCGCCACGGCGGGAGACGGTCCGGGTGTGGCCGGGCCGCCGCGAGCCGGTTCCTCCTGTCGCCGCGTCGAGCAGGTGGGCCGGGAAGCACGCGGGATGCGTGCTCCGAGATGGCTCCCGTGATGGTCACCGGGCAGGCCGACGCTGCGAGCGGCGGCCGGACGGTACGCCCGTGCTCACTTCTGCGTTGCTGTTGCGATGAAACCGCAGGCCCTGGCTCTGATGCGGTGAGTTGTCGTACCACTCGACCGTGGTGAGGGCCTTGTCGGTGCTGTCGCCTCCTCGGACGGGGCTCCCGGGGCTTACGCCCCAGGAGCCGGTGCGGGTTGCCATTGCGGCTGCCGGTCCGCGAGGTCCGGCAGCCTGCCGCACGGTGTCGCCGGCGAGGGGGCGGTTGCCCAGGAATCGGCGGCCTCCTTGACGGAGTCGAGCACGTCCTCGCCGTAGAGATCCTGCAGCCAGTTGGTCTGGTAGATCGTGTCGAGGTAGCGCTCGCCGGGGTCCGGGCTGATGGCCACTGCGGTGAGTTCGCGCGCGTCATGCCGGGCCAACCAGTCCGTTGCTCCGCTGATCACCGTGCCGGTGGAGCCGCCGAACAGGAATCCGCGACTGGCCAGGCGATGGCAGGCGCGTATGGTGTCCGCCTCCTCGACCCGAATGACCTCGTCGACATAGGACTCGTCGAGCAGCGGCGGGCGCATGCTCATGCCCAGACCGGGAATCATCCGGCGGCCCGGCGAACCGCCGAAGGACACCGAGCCGACGCTGTCCACCGCGATGATCCGCACCGGCCGGTGCCATCCCCGGAAGTAGCGCGCACAGCCCATCAGGGTCCCGGTGGTGCCGGCTCCGACGAACAGCACGTCCAGCCGCGGGAACTGACGGGCGATCTCCGGCGCGGTCGTTCGGTAGTGGGCCTTCCAGTTGTTCGGATTGGTGTACTGGCTGAGCCACACATACCGCTCGTCGGAGGCGCACAGCGCGCGGACGTACTCGAGCCGCGCGCCGAGAAAGCCGCCGTCGGCCCCCTGTTCGGCGATCACGTGCACCTGGCTGCCCAATGCCTCCATCATCATTCTGTTCGACAGATTGCCGCGGGAGTCCGTCACACACAGGAACCGGTAGCCCTTGCTCGCCGCGACCACGCTCAGCGCCACGCCGAGGTTTCCGGACGAGGACTCGACCAGGATCGATTCCGGAGTCAGAATTCCATCCCGCTCAGCGGCCTCCACCATCTCGGTCGCGGCCTTCAACTTGATCGAGCCGGCGAAGTTGAAGCCCTCGCACTTCAGGAAGAGCGAGTGCCCGAGGAACGACCGGAGGTCGACATAGAGATCCTCTACGTTGAAGGCGTAGGGAGCGGAAATGACAGGCACGATGTTCTCCTCTGTCTGGAGCAGAGCACTTCCGGAACGTCCATCCGGCCGTGTGCGGGCTCCTCGCTTGTGCGGGCGAGACCCCGCGTCCCACCGGTCGGATCGGGGCCCTGCGTCACCGGCCGCTGTCTCGTGCGTCAGGACATGCTGCGACGTGACCGGTGGTCTCTCCTGGGATCAGTCCTGAAGGAGCCTTCTCGGCTCTCGGCCGGCTCATCCGTACCGGCTCAGTTCGTGGAAGAAGTCGTCGACGACGTGCAACTCTCCGGAGCGGGCCACTTCGGTGTACACGTACTTGCCCACCGCGAGGTCGAGCACCCCGAGGCCGAAGGGCGAGAACACCACTGGCCGGTCCGTCGGCACCGTCACCCGCCCGGCCATCACGTCGTCCAACGTGCCGTGCAGGAAGTCCCGGTTGCCCGTGAGCTGCTCGGCCAGGTGCGGCGACGTGTCGGCCTTGAGACAGTGCTCGACGTCATCGACGATGTTGGTCGAGGCGAGCAGGATCTCCGGCGCGAGGTCGCGCAGCGACACATGCAGCACCAGCGGATTGTGTGCGAACCATGACAGGTCACTGACGTGCGGTTGACCGGCGACCGTGGCGAAGACGACCAGGTCGCTGTTTCGGATCAACTGCTCGGCGCTGTCGTGCACGGTGATTCGTCCGGTGGTGTCCGACTGCTCCAGGTAGCACCGGAAGCCTGCCGCGCTGTCGGCGGACAGGTCGTGCACGCCGATCTCGTCGAACGACCAGCCGGTGTTGACCAGGAAGGTGTGGATGTAGCGGGCGATCAAGCCCACCCCGAAGAACCCGACGCGCGCCGGTCGCGGCCGGTCGCGGCTGAGCCAGTCGGCCGCCGACGCCGCCGACGCGGCCGTCCGGGTGGCGCTGATGATCGAACTCTCCAGACAGGCGAACGGGTAGCCGGTGTCATGGTCGTTGAGGATCAGCACGGCCGATGCCCTTGGGATGCCGGCCGTCACGTTCTTCGGGAAGCTGGAGATCCACTTCAGGCCGTCCACCCGTGTCTCCCCGCCGATCGATGCGGGCAGCGCGATGATCCGGGAGGACGGGCGGTCGGGGAACCGCAGGAAGTACGACGGCGGGTTCACCGAATCACCGGCGCCGTGCGCCCGGTAGGTGGCCTCGACCAACTCCGTGATCCGCTTCTCGCATCCGTGCAGCGTGCGCCGGACCTGGGCACCGGAGATCACCGCGAACGGTGGCACGGTGACCGGTGCGACTCTTGCGGACTCTCTCGCGGTGGAATCGACGACGGTCATTGCGCGGTCACCTCTACGGTCGGCGAGCAGTCGGCCAGACGCACCGGTTCGGCCATGGCGACGAGCACCTCGCGCGGTCCCTCGAAGGGCTCCCTGCTGTGCGCGGTGCGGACGTTGTCGACGAGCATCAGGTCGCCGGCCTGCCACGGTTCGCGTACGGTGTTCGCCTCGTAGACGCTGTTGAGCAGCTGCACGACGTCCTCGCCGATCGGGTCGCCGTTGCCGAAGCGGGTGTTGAACGGCAGCCCGTCGGCGCCGTAGACGTCCACCAGGTACTCGTGCACCTCGGGGGCCATCGTCCACTCGTTGAGGAACGCGATCTGGTTGAACCAACAGCGTCGGCCGGTGACCGGGTGGCGCACCACGGCGCTGCGGCGCTGTCTGGTGCGCAGTCCACCGTCGGGCTGCCACTCGAACGTGATCGCGTTGGCGCGGCAGTAGCGCTCGACGGCGACCCGGTCCTCGGTGCCGAAGGCCTCGGCGACGGACGCGCCGATCTCGTCG
This region includes:
- a CDS encoding TauD/TfdA family dioxygenase, translating into MSFTSTASLVDVELESGRPPRLRVEATGSAPTWAAEHRDTLRAVVAEHGSVLVRGLGLRDAAETGAVFSELATGLMTEQEAFAPRQTYSDGVYSSTKWPPNQPMCMHHELSYTLEFPGLMMFACLSAPTDGGATAVADSPTVLDALPTELTERFEREGWLLTRSYNDEIGASVAEAFGTEDRVAVERYCRANAITFEWQPDGGLRTRQRRSAVVRHPVTGRRCWFNQIAFLNEWTMAPEVHEYLVDVYGADGLPFNTRFGNGDPIGEDVVQLLNSVYEANTVREPWQAGDLMLVDNVRTAHSREPFEGPREVLVAMAEPVRLADCSPTVEVTAQ
- the sbnA gene encoding 2,3-diaminopropionate biosynthesis protein SbnA: MPVISAPYAFNVEDLYVDLRSFLGHSLFLKCEGFNFAGSIKLKAATEMVEAAERDGILTPESILVESSSGNLGVALSVVAASKGYRFLCVTDSRGNLSNRMMMEALGSQVHVIAEQGADGGFLGARLEYVRALCASDERYVWLSQYTNPNNWKAHYRTTAPEIARQFPRLDVLFVGAGTTGTLMGCARYFRGWHRPVRIIAVDSVGSVSFGGSPGRRMIPGLGMSMRPPLLDESYVDEVIRVEEADTIRACHRLASRGFLFGGSTGTVISGATDWLARHDARELTAVAISPDPGERYLDTIYQTNWLQDLYGEDVLDSVKEAADSWATAPSPATPCGRLPDLADRQPQWQPAPAPGA
- the sbnB gene encoding 2,3-diaminopropionate biosynthesis protein SbnB, which produces MTVVDSTARESARVAPVTVPPFAVISGAQVRRTLHGCEKRITELVEATYRAHGAGDSVNPPSYFLRFPDRPSSRIIALPASIGGETRVDGLKWISSFPKNVTAGIPRASAVLILNDHDTGYPFACLESSIISATRTAASAASAADWLSRDRPRPARVGFFGVGLIARYIHTFLVNTGWSFDEIGVHDLSADSAAGFRCYLEQSDTTGRITVHDSAEQLIRNSDLVVFATVAGQPHVSDLSWFAHNPLVLHVSLRDLAPEILLASTNIVDDVEHCLKADTSPHLAEQLTGNRDFLHGTLDDVMAGRVTVPTDRPVVFSPFGLGVLDLAVGKYVYTEVARSGELHVVDDFFHELSRYG